From the Drosophila simulans strain w501 chromosome 2L, Prin_Dsim_3.1, whole genome shotgun sequence genome, the window TCTTTGGTAAAACAACTTTTTTAAcctttgaattatttagagcACTTAAAATGCGCTTTTGAAAAACCTCGAACGATCCACTTATTAGCCATCATGGCGGCACTATTTCTTGGAACGTGCCCCTGTCTTAACTGCAATTCAATTTCCGGCTCGCCTTGCTgacatcacgtatacgcaggCTATCACGTATACGACAAGTTGCATCGCCAGGCATCAGCAGCCAGCTCctaagaaaatatttcgcCAGCACTTAACGCCCCAGGCAATCCAGCTTTCTCCAGCTTTCTTCGGGTGCTGCTGCAAAGGCTTAACACTCCACTTCCGGCTGCAGCGACAGCAAAAAAGAGCCAAAacaatatttgaaaattcagCCCCATTCGGGGGAAAGTGTCTCTTCCTGTTGAGGAGCTGCTGTGCATAATACTGCATACTCATTTCGGGCCATTGTTCAGACACTTCCCGTCATGAGGGCTCCACTCGAGGAATCCCCCACTTTGGTGCCCTGGGTGCTCTGCCCCAAAGGTGAGCCGTCGTCTATCAGCATCCCGAACGGATTCATCACCATCTCCGCCACCATCTGGATGCAATTCCCATCCCTTCGAGCCTTGCGTGTACTGGCTTCTgcttataaataattcaattgcCATTTTCCTGGCCTTATTCTATGTGCTGCAAAGTGAACATATGACGCCTGCATCGAATTACAAAGGACGAAAGGGATGTCCTCACATTTGATGTGAAAAACATGAGGGTCCTTTGCATTGTCTAGCTCACGTCTGTGCTGGGGACGAGCTAGAAATTGCAGTTGtattgattatttttaaatttttaataatggAAAACCAATGACCTCGGCCATTAGACAAGCCATTAACCCATGACATCATTTGGTGAAATGTGTGAATTCCGATAAAAACCGTGGCAACTAATGGTGCCATTGGCGCAGCTGTTGGGTTTTTCTGGCTCCTAACCTTTCGAGGgctttaacattttaaatacaaaaaacgcATTGAACATGTTTGAGTGTGCGGCCCCATTGAAGTGTAGTCATGAATAATATTCGCTCATAAATTGTTTGCCAGTGCacaaaatatgtatttcaCTGCGAAAATATAAGTAAAGCCGCTTTCATCTTCAGTGTTTGCTCAATGTTCAGTGCAAGCGTTTCTTCAATGGGAaagcatataaaaaatagtttacaaGTATTTTGAACTATGAACTTTGTTCTTATATCCTTTGGCTTGAGAAAACACTagttggaaaaatatatatttgtctCTTGTTgtggaaaggaaaattaagaCTAAGAACTGTCGTATAAACATgcccaaaaaaatagaataaatttgaaatcgTAATCTATAttcttattttcaaatttcaaaaaaatgtaataataacgGAAAACATGACTAGGAAAGTTTAAGGATTAGATTAGAgacaaatttattattttattaaaatttgataaatataaGAGTGAAACCAATTTGTAgtgcaaatgtaaaatccaTCCTACTCGCTGTGGTTACCATTATTCCGACGACAGCTGTGCATCCTttatggtgtatttttaatttcccatCCTTGTTTTCTTTCTTACAGTTTCCCATCAACGCGAGGCAAGAGTGATAAGtgaaaatgtttcatttgAAGCGGGAACTGAGTCAAGGCTGCGCCTTGGCCCTCATCTGCCTGGTGTCCCTCCAGATGCAGCAGTCCGCCCAGGCGGAGGTGTCCTCGGCTCAAGGTGAGCATCCCGTGCAGTCGCCACCCGAGAAGCAATCCTCCAAAGACTCTTTTCTAGGCACTCCCCTGAGCAATCTCTATGATAATCTGCTGCAGCGCGAGTACGCCGGACCCGTCGTCTTTCCCAACCACCAGGTGGAGCGCAAGGCCCAGCGCTCGCCCTCTCTGCGCCTCCGGTTCGGACGCAGTGATCCGGACATGCTGAACAGCATTGTGGAGAAGCGTTGGTTCGGCGACGTCAATCAGAAGCCCATCAGGTCGCCCTCCCTGCGACTGCGCTTCGGCAGACGGGATCCCAGTCTGCCGCAGATGCGGAGGACCGCCTATGATGACCTCCTGGAGCGGGAGCTCACCCTcaacagccagcagcagcagcagttgggTTCCGAGCCGGACTCCGATCTGGGCGCCGACTACGACGGACTGTACGAGCGAGTGGTGCGGAAGCCACAGCGACTTCGCTGGGGACGCAGTGTTCCTCAGTTCGAGGCAAACAACGCGGACAATGAACAAgtaatcattttcatttcatctTATTGCAACACAACCTTCTTAGTATAGGGTAGCATATAGCTCAATTTTAAGCACCTTTATAAAGTGTGAAGATCTGGCTATAGTTTTAATACCCTGTATATTCCATTGGCCAGATTGAACGATCGCAGTGGTACAACTCGCTTTTGAACTCGGACAAGATGCGGCGAATGCTCGTGGCCCTCCAGCAGCAGTACGAAATTCCGGAGAACGTGGCCAGCTATGCCAACGAGGAGGACACTGATGCGGAACTGACTAACGATACGTCGGAGTTCCAGAGGGAAGTGCGTAAGCCGATGCGTTTGCGGTGGGGCAGGAGCACTGGTAAAGCTCCGTCAGAGCAAAAGGTATGCATGAATATTAGATCCTTATGTGTGCCCAAAACCAAAGTGGTTCTTCTACAAACGTAGCACACTCCCGAGGAAACCTCATCCATCCCACCCAAGACACAGAACTAAATTATTAGAAGCCCCGCCATGTGAAGGATCAGCAGGAGATTGGCATCAATTACAAGAAATCGTCAACAAGCTACACGGTCAATAAGATACAGAAAACATATATGCCCCGCGTCGGAAAACgttttttaaagcattttcgAGATCGCAGCGGGCTAGAAATACACACTAATGagcatatatactatacaaacacatatgtatgattaacttttttgattttagCAACTATTCAAGTAAACGCAAACTTGGAAATTTATTCAGTTGTAATCTTTAACAATGCGCAGGTAAAACAAGGTAACACAAGTTAAACTTATATTGAAGTGCATTCATTTGCAAtgactttaattttattttatttcatttatttagctttttgTTCGATAATTCTGAATTTGTATTAACTCTCAAAACAGTAAAGTCTCCCTATTCCTAACATGCTCAATTAAGCAACTTTGCAACTTTTTGAATGCCCCGAAAACTTTTAGACTCAATGTATATACAAAATGGAGAAACCTTTTAAAAACTAGCGCCAATTTGTTATGACAACGGTAGAATGCCATACACAACTTATTGTTCTATTAGTGACACACTTCTTGATTTCTAAACTAGTAAGCGAATTTCGATTTAACGTTACGATGgaaatgtttgaaaaacaTAGAGGCCCCCGGAAGCTGTATTACTGTAACACTTGTTATATTATGTGTGCtaaaacttataaatatatgtatatcaacTATTATATCATAcgactatatatatatatacgatgAGCATTGtctattgaaattttattgatgtattttaataaaagGAGAAAACAATTACAGAGGCGAGCGAGCATAAAGCTGATTGTTGTTAGAAcacttttgtatatttaatttacaccATCATTGAAATTATTGTTTAACAACTAAATCATTATGAAGAACATATACTTTGTGGTGAGCATCCATAAACAGCTGAAAATTGCGAAAACAGTTTACCGCGATATATATCAGTATATGCGCATATATACCTTTAAATGAGTGTAATATCAtgaatgtaaataaaagagcaggaataattaaaagcaaccATATTTTACTCGATCtatgcaacaaataaataactcAGATGGAGTAAAAACTTAGAACATGCTCTTTTCACTACTTTTTGggtgattgattgattgaagCTGTCAGTTTTTGGCGATATAAATGCATATCGTCGCAGTATTACCTCTTCTTTCTATATCAGGATCAACTTCTTCTTTAAACTTTTTGGAATTGCCGGACAAAACTTTTTCGTGTATCTACTAAAACTGCCGGCAATTATCAACTTGGGAAGCCAAGGAGCCAACTGCTTCCCATAATGGAATTAAGCAAcaaatgcaagaaaattaaaccaaaccgaaagccaaacaagaaacaaaaactccgatggcaatggcaatggcagctgggaaatgggaaatgggggcGGGAAATGGGGGCGGGGGATAATCAAGCCAAGGACATTTGGCCTCCCACCTGTTGTGTGATGACAGTCATCGCCATTAACTCGGTTGCCACATCCTCCAGAGCGCCCATTTCCACCAGGCGAAACTCTTTGTTGATGTTTGTCCTGATAATTAACTTTTCAACTCTAATGTGCCGGAATGTGGGTTGTCTAAAATGGTTATAAGTCCGCACATGAAACATTATTTCGGTTAATTTTATGCAGGCATTGAAAATTTAACACGAAATTGCACTTTACGGGGATACAATTTTGGTGGGCGGCAGACGGGTTAGcataatatgtttaattttcaCTGTGAAAAGTCATTATATTCAAAATGCATGCTCTCGAATTATTCAACAACAGTTTCAGCTACTGAAATGGAATTTGAAATGTTGGGATTTCCCTTGAAAACTGGCGAACATACGAGTGGGGGAAACTTTTTCACGGCAACTGGTTGCAACTATAAGAACATACACAATGAGCGCAAAAACCACAACATTTTCCAGAAATTTcaccaattttatttttagttttattactttcagcgaaaacctaaaaataaagGCAAACATGGAATCATCCTTCTGTAACCGTCAATTTGAACATATGCAGATTAGAATCAACTGTTAAGTTGACAACTTTGTTCAGTGTCATTCGCTAATGTCAAAAGTTTTGCGAAACGTTTTCGAATGATCTGGTTGTCgatgttttcgtttttgttttcgtttctgtCTCGCATATGTACAGAGTGTAATCGGTAGACGCCAACGTTAACGTTACTTAGTAtacttggcaaatatttatgcaaataatatgcaattacacacacacacacacgcaagcgGCGCCTAAAAGCGCTCTGTAAACACCGAAGTTTtccaacaaacacaaacacaccggcagcacacacccgcacacatgTGTCCCACAAACACAGATGCAGAAGGAAAATCCTCTTCAGGAGGCGACAAAAACCACTTGCAACTAAAAACGCCTAAGGATTTCCATTCCTTTTTTCTCCATTCTACACTGTAACCAATTTTATCCACCGGAAATCGAGAATTCTTGAGTATAAAACAAGCTACATTTTatcatataaatttaaaattttgtattttaaaacaCCTGTTACTCAGCAGAtggaaaaaaaatcacaattttggatttttcttattaaaattgttctCGAAATTATTTCTGTCAGTGTGCACCAACACAcgtatgcaaatgaaagagcAACAGAAACGAAAAACAATGTTAACTACTTTCCCTTCTGTCTGAGCCGCCAGCAGAATATAAACAACCAAAACTAATACGAAAGTTTTAAATCTTTTCTGTGGAAAAAATTAGGCATACAAAATTATATGTGGCGTTTAAATTACAGATTTTAGATGctgttttgccaaaaatacgTTTACCAATTGAGAAAATTACCCGATTAAAACAGTGAAAGTCTCTTAAATATTTCctaatttattgtttactaACTAGTGTTTAAATCAGAACAATGCTTcgtttgtaaataaaattcgaCTGGGGTGGGGGTATTTGTTTCAGAATACTGATACGAACTGGGAGTTAAAAATACAGGTAAGAGATTAAGGAGTAGCCGTGTGAATAAATTGTAACATCATTTAAGGGCAACTAGAACTAAGAATTGTAAAATAATCAAAGGAATTCAATCCAACACCTGACGTATTTGAAAGTCCTCTAAATCTTCCTGCGGAATTAGCCGCAGTTTCAAGTCGTTGGCCAAATGCAGAACCGCATAGAATGCCACCGACGGGGACAGCGAGTCTGCCATTTTGGTCGTCAAAAGGTTGGGCAGCTTCTGGTACACCTGCTGAAAACTCGCGAAACCCTTTGAATAGTGTTCGCTCTTTTTCTTGGGATGCGAGGGTATCGTCTCCTCCGGCACAGCGTTTAGCATTTGTTTCTGTATTAGAGAGTTGCAGGACTTTTTCAGATTCTTCATGTCTATCACCTTGGCTCTCTTCGCGAATGGAACAACCACTTTGGCAACCTGCAAGTAAATTATTGGATATGGTTTTTAGAATATATGATTTTATAGTAAAGACTCACCTGCGACGGCGCACCCTCGAACTCGGTGCCGATCTCGAAGAGTGTGTTGTTGCAAGTGGCGTTCATCTGGGTGAGGCCAATCTCACCCGCGGCCATGCTTGCCTCGGCCGCTTGCTCCGCGGCAATCGCTGCAATAACGCTCACGTTGGCGGGAACGGCGTCGGTAAAATGCTCGTTGTTGAATAGCTCCTCCTGGTCGTTGTCATCATCGTGGTgcatatccacatccatatcGATACCAAGATCTCCACCCTCATCCGAATCAGGTTCACCTGCGCGTTTCGACAACTTTATGCTGGGAGCGGATTCGTATTTGAAGAAAAGATCCGGGTCCAATTCGAACTTGGTGGGCAATATCAGCTTTCGGGGATCCCACTTCTTTTGGAAATTCGCCTTGCGCTGCCTTATTGTGGTGTCCAGCTGTTGGAAGAAGTTTTCCGTCACATTGCCATAGTCTAAAGCCTTGGCTCTTCGGTTGGCATTCAGATGCGTTGACTTCTTGGCTCGTTGAGTGCGAATAGGCTGGGTGTCCACCTGGCCATTGGTCTGCGAGAAAGTGCTGCGCGGGCGAGTCCGCTTGAACTTCCAGTGCGAGGGGCCGGCCCAAAACTGGGAGATCTGATCCATCGGCCTGTAGGAGTACTCTAGCTTGGAATTCCCGTCTACCGGTCGCAAATCCTCAATGAACTCTGTCTGCTTACGCAGCCGGCGGCAATTGTTGATCACCATTTGCTCCTCGGCAGTGAGCTCTTCCAGCTCATTGGAGTCCACCTCCAGAACCAGAGGCGGTGGTCCATCCAGGTCCGGCATGGGCTCACACTCGGCATTGATGTCAAAGGCCATGGAAATCTCATTTACGCACATGTCGTCGCCATTATCCAGACCCTCGTCATGATCTTCATCCTGCACTGCCTCCGctggcttttcatttgccgTCTTGGGATTAGGCGCACTTGTGATGATGTAGCCCGTGTGCAGCGGTCGCAGATTTGATCTTTCAGCATGTGGCAGAAGTTTGCGCATAAGATTGGTGCTCATAAGTGATTCGGCTGGCCATTGTTCCATTTCAGCATTGAGCGTAGTGTGGTCCTGGACCTCCTCGGTGGACTCTTCACTGTCCCAAAAATTGTAGGTGGTACGCAAGCGCAATTCAGAGTCGAAACTAGGTAGAATGTTGTGCATCAGACGATTGGAAGCATTTATGGAGCCCACAGTGGAGTTCAGCTTGCCAAACACAGGATCCTGCAAGGGAGCCGTATCCAGCCGGCTGTTCAGCGTATCTCTGTTTTTGGTCACGGTGGATATGGGCTTCTTTTGTCGTTTGGGCTTCGGTGCTGCTTCTTTTGCTGACTGTTGCGCTGAGTCCTGTCCCTCGCCAGTAGCCTGTTCGCCTTGGGGTCCATCATCATCCTCGGCAGCATTAATTTGCTTATCCGTAAGAGTTCGAGCACTCAAGCCAGCTGAAATGCGCATGGCGTCCAAGTAGATGGAGTCCACACGCAGGCCGTAAACCTTGGAAGAGGCTTCTAAAGAGGAACCAGCCATCTAGGGTATAACATTAACATGGAATTAATTCTTTTACATTAACTGAATGAGGCAAGACCCACCTTGAAGTTGCTCATGCGCTTGTGATGGTGATCCAGCAGATTGGCCAACGAATCGATGAGCATCAGGTTCCAGGCGTTGTCCTTGCTCACTTTGTTGCCATTGTAGAGCTCCAAGCAGTTCTTGATGGTCTCATTATCCTCGATGGACTCCAGAGTGCTCGACcggtgatgctgctgcagaaGCGTACGACGTCGCGCTTCCCGCCTTTCCGCCTCGTCGTCGTTAAAGGGGGTAAGCATGCGGGACACCCCCTCCTGACCAACCGCGGACCGCCTGAGCGGAGTTTCTAAGCGGGGCAGAGTCATCCTTTCAAGGAAGTGGATAAATCAGAGGTAAAGTCAGAGAACAGCGCAAGGAATTTTAGTTGCCGGAGGCTGGTGGTTTTGGAGAGTGTTTATAAGCACATTCACTTTCAATAATAGCTGTGATCCCAattagttttgaaattttttgttgatttgttgATTGTATTTTGtctatttctgtttttgcgCTGGTATTGGTACTAGTTTACAGTTTCTTTCAAACGACGCCGCAATTTAGGGCTGCATTTCAGTGTTGGTTAAAACTAAAGTTGTGCCAAGCTAGCTAGAAAAAAGAAACACGAAAATCGCTAAAGAATTAGCTATAAAGTACTGCGGCATGAAATAAACTAGTATAAACATGATTCAGAATTTTATCatatgaaaaaaaattaaataaacaaacaaatttacacTTTAAGCTTCGAAATCGAACAAAAACACAgaacataacaataaaatttcTTTTAGCTTAGGGCTGCACAGGTAGTGCCAGGGCTCAATGAACTTCAACAATGGAGAGCCGTTAAATTTCAAATACACGTAcctcattaaaaaaaaactacggTCTGTAAAGGGTTGAATCTGTTTCAATACTTTTAAAGTTCATCCTtaacaaaattagttttttacaAGATTTTCAGTCcggtatttaatttaataattattttttctattGACAATTAATTCTAAAGCTATACAAATAAGTAATATTTAGTTTGTAAAAACCCTTCAACGGTCCTTGCAACTCTTGCCAACACTGGCGCTGATAACCGCTCCATCCCTGGAAGGCGGCAACTCGTACACACACTGTCGCAG encodes:
- the LOC6732892 gene encoding condensin complex subunit 2 produces the protein MTLPRLETPLRRSAVGQEGVSRMLTPFNDDEAERREARRRTLLQQHHRSSTLESIEDNETIKNCLELYNGNKVSKDNAWNLMLIDSLANLLDHHHKRMSNFKMAGSSLEASSKVYGLRVDSIYLDAMRISAGLSARTLTDKQINAAEDDDGPQGEQATGEGQDSAQQSAKEAAPKPKRQKKPISTVTKNRDTLNSRLDTAPLQDPVFGKLNSTVGSINASNRLMHNILPSFDSELRLRTTYNFWDSEESTEEVQDHTTLNAEMEQWPAESLMSTNLMRKLLPHAERSNLRPLHTGYIITSAPNPKTANEKPAEAVQDEDHDEGLDNGDDMCVNEISMAFDINAECEPMPDLDGPPPLVLEVDSNELEELTAEEQMVINNCRRLRKQTEFIEDLRPVDGNSKLEYSYRPMDQISQFWAGPSHWKFKRTRPRSTFSQTNGQVDTQPIRTQRAKKSTHLNANRRAKALDYGNVTENFFQQLDTTIRQRKANFQKKWDPRKLILPTKFELDPDLFFKYESAPSIKLSKRAGEPDSDEGGDLGIDMDVDMHHDDDNDQEELFNNEHFTDAVPANVSVIAAIAAEQAAEASMAAGEIGLTQMNATCNNTLFEIGTEFEGAPSQVAKVVVPFAKRAKVIDMKNLKKSCNSLIQKQMLNAVPEETIPSHPKKKSEHYSKGFASFQQVYQKLPNLLTTKMADSLSPSVAFYAVLHLANDLKLRLIPQEDLEDFQIRQVLD
- the LOC6732891 gene encoding short neuropeptide F; the encoded protein is MFHLKRELSQGCALALICLVSLQMQQSAQAEVSSAQGTPLSNLYDNLLQREYAGPVVFPNHQVERKAQRSPSLRLRFGRSDPDMLNSIVEKRWFGDVNQKPIRSPSLRLRFGRRDPSLPQMRRTAYDDLLERELTLNSQQQQQLGSEPDSDLGADYDGLYERVVRKPQRLRWGRSVPQFEANNADNEQIERSQWYNSLLNSDKMRRMLVALQQQYEIPENVASYANEEDTDAELTNDTSEFQREVRKPMRLRWGRSTGKAPSEQKHTPEETSSIPPKTQN